In the genome of Nocardioides sp. NBC_00368, the window GGACTCGGTCCGCTGGGTCGACAACCAGAACAGTCGCTGGGGTTCCTGCACTCCCGGTGACCGCTCGATCCGGCTGAGCGACCGGCTGCGGGGCATGCCGGGCTGGGTCGTCGACTACGTGCTCGTCCACGAGCTGGCCCACCTCTTCGAGGCCAAGCACAACGAGGCCTTCTGGGCCTGGGTCGATCGCTACCCCCAGGCCGAGCGCGCCAAGGGCTATCTGGCCGGCTGGTCTGCCGCCGCCAAGCTCCCCGCCCCTCCGGGCGAGGAGGACGACGTCGACGCGGACGACCAGGTCGACTAGAGCCGCGCCTGCGCGAGCTTGATGAGCTCGATCAGGTCGTCCTCGGGATCGGGGACACCGTCGACCGGCCACCAACGTACGTCGAGGGACTCCTCGCTCACCTCCGGAACCGCACCGGAGGGGGCGACGGCCATGAAGCGCACGTCGAGGTGGTGGACGTCGCCGGACGGAGCGCAGAAGGGCACCGGGTGCTCGGAGAGCTGCACCAGCCCGGGCAACGGCACCAGGTCCGACACGCCCGACTCCTCACGCAGCTCGCGGGCCGCGGCCGCCCACAGGGTCGGGTCGTCCTGCTCGAGATGTCCACCGAACTGGAACCAGCGCCGCGCCTTGCGGTGATGGGTCAGCAGCACCGAGGAGCCGTCGTCGGAGAGCACCACGCACGAGGCGGTCAGGTGGTCGGGGACGCACGACTTGAAGACCCCGGTGGGCTCGGCCTCGAGGTGGGCGACGTACCGCTGCCGCAAGGTCTCCTGCAGAGCCGACGGAGCACCCCACGCCCGCAGGGTCGCGAGCGCGTCAGCGTTCAGGCTCACTCCTCGCCCGGGCTGTCGGAGTCGGTCCCGCCGAGCAGCTTCTTGAGCTCCTCGTCGAAGTCGATCGACTCGACGTCGGGGGCCTCGGCGCCCTCGCGGAAGCCGAGCGGGTCGTCGAGATCTGCCGAGGTGGGCAGCAGCGCCGGCGACATCCAGACGCCGTCGCGGGCCTCGATGCCCTGCCGGGTGCGCAGCGATCCCCACAGCGCGGCCGCGTCCCGCAGGCGTCGCGGACGAAGCTCGAGGCCGACCAGGGTCGCGAAGGTCTGCTCGGCCGGACCGCCGGCAGCGCGGCGGCGGCGTACGGCCTCCTGCAACTGCGCCGCGACCGGCATCCGCTCGGCGGTGGCCAGGGCGACGACCTCGTCGACCCAGCCCTCCACGAGCGCCAGCACGATCTCGAGCCGCTCCAGCGCGGCCTTCTGCACCGGCGAGTCGGGCACCTCGAACATGCCTTCCTCGAACATGTTCTGCAGCTGCGAGGGGTCCTGCATCGCGGAGAGGTCGAGGCCGCGCATCTGCTCCTCGATCCGCTGCTGCATGGCCTCCATGTTGAGCTCGACGCCCTGCGCGTAGTCGGTGACGGCGGTGACGACGTGGTCACGCAGCCACGGCACGCCGGCGAAGAGCCGCTGGTGGGCCGCCTCGCGCAGGGCCAGGAAGAGCAGCACGTCGTCGGTGCTGACCCCCAGTCCTTCGGCGAAGGGCGCGACGTTGACCGGGAGCAGCGCCGCTTGGCCGGTCTCGGCCAGCGGGATGCCGATGTCGGAGACCGAGATGACCTCGCCGGCGAGGTGGCCGAGGCCGGTGCCGGCCTGGTTCGCGTACAACGCGCCCATCGCCTTGCCGACGAACCCGATCATCGGGCCCATCTGCGCCTTCATCTCCTCGGGCAGCTGACCGCTCATCGCGGCCGCCGTCGAGGCGGCGACCGGCTCGATCAGCGGCTTCCACGCGTCCAGCGTGTTGACCAGCCACTCGGCCTTGGACCAAGCGGTGGCGGACTTCACGCCGGACGGGAACGAGGTGGTTTCCTCCAACCAGTGGTCGGCCAGCTGGATCGCGTCGGCGACCGCGTCCTTCTGCTTCTGAGAAGGCGTCGGGTCGGGCGTGGACGCGGCGACCTTTCGGGCGAGGTCCATCGCGACGTCCCAGTTCAGCGGGCCGTCATAGGGCTGTAGCAGCGACTGGATCTGACCGAAGATCTGGCTCAGGTCAGGCATGCCGCCGGGGCCGCCGCCGACGCCGCCGATGGGGAAACCACCGAAGAACGCTTCAAAGGGCGTGCCCTTGAAGGGGTTCTCCGGCTCCTCCGGCTCGTCGGGGCCACCTGGGGTCTGACTCATGTGTCCAGCCTACGCGGTTACGGAAGCCCGCTGTCAGCAAGCACTACGCTGGTCCCATGGCTGAACCGAAGAAAGGCGCTGTCAAGCTTCTGGACATCCGGGAGACCCCTCTCGATGTCACCGAGGTGATGGACGCGCTCGACGACGACGCATCCGGCGGGGTGACTCTCTTCGTCGGCCGCGTACGTGACCACGACGGGGGCAAGGGCGTGACCGGCCTCGACTACCAGGCCCATCCCACCGCCCTCGCGCGCCTGACCGAGGTCGCCGAGAAGGTCGCCGCCGACCACGGCGTCGCGGGCGTCGCCGCCGTCCACCGCACCGGCCACCTCGACATCGGCGACATCGCGGTCATCGTCGCCACCGCCTCCGGCCACCGCGGCGAGGCCTTCGCCGCCTCCCGCGACCTCATCGACACCCTCAAGGCCGAGGTGCCCATCTGGAAGCACCAGGTCTTCACCGACGGCACGGACGAGTGGGTCGGCGCGCCGTAATTTTGCGATTGCTTCGCAATTCGCGAGCGCCTGCGCTTGATCCTCGTCTTCCTCCGCTGCGCTCAGTCGCTTCGCTCCCTCGCTCCGCTGCGTCCAGACGAGGAGCGCTCCGGCGCTGTACTTGTGGCGATTGCTTCGCAATTCGCGCAGCGCTGTACTTATGGCGATTGCTTCGCAATCGCGAGCGCCTGCGCTTGATCCTCGTCTTCCTCCGCTTCGTTCGTCGCTGCGCTCCTCACTGCGCTGCGTCCAGACGAGGAGCGCTCCGGCGCTGTACTTGTGGCGATTGCTTCGCAATTCGCGCAGCGCCTGCGCTTGATCCTCGTCTTCCTCCGCTGCGCTCAGTCGCTTCGCTCCCTCGCTCCGCTGCGTCCAGACGAGGAGCGCTCCGGCGCTGGGTTGTCGGCGATTGCTTCGTGATTCGTGGTGTGCTCGGGCGGCTGAGGCGGCTCGGGGTCGGCGCGCCATGATGCGCGGCGTTGGGGTGACCAAATAGGCTGCGTACGTGGACATCCTGCTGTGGCTCGTGCCGTCCGCGGTCATCACCGTGCTGGCGATGGCCTGGGTCGCGTTCCTCGGACGTGAGGGGCGCGAGCAGGACCGCGAAGAGGTCGTACGCCGCCTCGGGATCGCGCTCGAGAAGGAGAAGACGCGCGAGCGCTCGAGAAGGTACGCAGCGCCTCAACCGCCGCCCGACAGGTCGACCGGAGTCGCGGTCCGTGTCAACCGCGACGCCTCTTAGGGTGCACTTGGTCTTGAATGAGAAGGTGACGCTATGACACAGCGCACCCTGGCCGGTCTTGTCGCCCTGCCGCTCGTGGTTGCCCTGATCGTGATCGCCTGGGTCGTTCCGCTGCCTTACACGATCTACAGCCCCGGGCCGACGGTGAACGTCCTGGGCGAGTTCGACGGCAAGGACATCGTCCAGGTCGAGGGCCACGAGAGCTACCGCGACGAGGGGCAGCTGCGGATGACCACGGTCTCCGAGACCACCCGCGAGGCGCGGCTCGGCCTGTGGACCCTGCTGGGCGCATGGATGAGCGATACCGAGGCGGTCTACCCGCGCGAGGTCGCCTACCCCGATCAGGGCACCGTCGAGG includes:
- a CDS encoding zinc-dependent metalloprotease — encoded protein: MSQTPGGPDEPEEPENPFKGTPFEAFFGGFPIGGVGGGPGGMPDLSQIFGQIQSLLQPYDGPLNWDVAMDLARKVAASTPDPTPSQKQKDAVADAIQLADHWLEETTSFPSGVKSATAWSKAEWLVNTLDAWKPLIEPVAASTAAAMSGQLPEEMKAQMGPMIGFVGKAMGALYANQAGTGLGHLAGEVISVSDIGIPLAETGQAALLPVNVAPFAEGLGVSTDDVLLFLALREAAHQRLFAGVPWLRDHVVTAVTDYAQGVELNMEAMQQRIEEQMRGLDLSAMQDPSQLQNMFEEGMFEVPDSPVQKAALERLEIVLALVEGWVDEVVALATAERMPVAAQLQEAVRRRRAAGGPAEQTFATLVGLELRPRRLRDAAALWGSLRTRQGIEARDGVWMSPALLPTSADLDDPLGFREGAEAPDVESIDFDEELKKLLGGTDSDSPGEE
- a CDS encoding M48 metallopeptidase family protein, with protein sequence MDGPEIEVRRSKRRRRTVSAYRDGDRIIVMIPAAMSQREEAEWVEQMVARLEKAERRRKPSDDDLMRRSAALSDQYFGGLAKPDSVRWVDNQNSRWGSCTPGDRSIRLSDRLRGMPGWVVDYVLVHELAHLFEAKHNEAFWAWVDRYPQAERAKGYLAGWSAAAKLPAPPGEEDDVDADDQVD
- a CDS encoding NUDIX hydrolase encodes the protein MSLNADALATLRAWGAPSALQETLRQRYVAHLEAEPTGVFKSCVPDHLTASCVVLSDDGSSVLLTHHRKARRWFQFGGHLEQDDPTLWAAAARELREESGVSDLVPLPGLVQLSEHPVPFCAPSGDVHHLDVRFMAVAPSGAVPEVSEESLDVRWWPVDGVPDPEDDLIELIKLAQARL
- a CDS encoding molybdenum cofactor biosynthesis protein MoaE, coding for MAEPKKGAVKLLDIRETPLDVTEVMDALDDDASGGVTLFVGRVRDHDGGKGVTGLDYQAHPTALARLTEVAEKVAADHGVAGVAAVHRTGHLDIGDIAVIVATASGHRGEAFAASRDLIDTLKAEVPIWKHQVFTDGTDEWVGAP